A stretch of the Ascaphus truei isolate aAscTru1 chromosome 4, aAscTru1.hap1, whole genome shotgun sequence genome encodes the following:
- the LOC142492628 gene encoding indolethylamine N-methyltransferase-like: protein MDSSLHKHYHDEEFDPRGLLDTYCYNGTNDMFEDLVVFPITQLFKTFSSGRVRGETLLDVTMGPAAFHLLTACDFFKEINVIEFTDANIREFEMWRNKEPGAADWSHAAKIVCELEGKSEEWPGKEDKARRAVKRVVICDFTNDNPLEPVVLPQMDCLLSMYVLQVVSKDLQAFCNNLKKLAAMLKTGGHMLLVATYNSSFYRIGEHKFFSLSFKEEFIRESVCDAGFIIENLETLPTKKTSNFATYDHVIFMIARKEREV from the exons ATGGATTCCAGTCTCCACAAGCATTACCATGATGAAGAGTTTGATCCAAGAGGGTTATTAGATACATATTGCTATAATGGAACGAATGATATGTTTGAGGATTTGGTTGTATTTCCTATTACACAGCTGTTTAAAACATTCTCTTCGG GTCGtgtgagaggggaaaccctgCTTGATGTTACAATGGGACCAGCAGCTTTTCATCTCTTAACCGCCTGTGATTTCTTCAAAGAGATCAATGTGATAGAATTTACCGATGCAAATATCAGGGAATTTGAAATGTGGAGGAACAAGGAGCCGGGAGCTGCTGACTGGTCTCATGCTGCAAAAATAGTTTGTGAACTGGAAGGAAAGAG tGAGGAGTGGCCAGGAAAGGAAGACAAAGCAAGAagagcagtgaaacgcgttgtcaTATGTGATTTCACCAATGATAACCCTTTAGAGCCTGTTGTCCTGCCACAGATGGACTGTCTTCTCAGCATGTATGTCTTACAAGTTGTTAGCAAGGACCTCCAGGCTTTTTGTAACAACCTGAAAAAACTAGCGGCAATGCTAAAAACTGGGGGACATATGTTACTGGTAGCGACATATAATAGTTCGTTCTATAGGATTGGTGAGCACAAGTTCTTCTCTCTGTCATTTAAGGAGGAGTTTATAAGAGAGTCTGTTTGTGATGCAGGATTCATCATCGAGAATTTGGAAACATTACCTACTAAAAAGACCAGCAATTTTGCAACTTATGACCATGTTATATTTATGATAGCACGCAAGGAGAGGGAGGTTTAG